A part of Papilio machaon chromosome 23, ilPapMach1.1, whole genome shotgun sequence genomic DNA contains:
- the LOC123722312 gene encoding uncharacterized protein LOC123722312, protein MISDGEQEIDYDARVTKRRVRVPIVSDDNSDICRIGVRMPPFWPEKPLLWFSQIESQFCISKITDDDIKFHFLITNLDRRYISDIEDLITSPPTTGKPRRWAIANHLSSCDIYSISRAPIYRKIFLDHCGLVDSQVICRLSSCRK, encoded by the exons atgataagcgACGGTGAACAGGAAATAGATTACGACGCGCGAGTGACGAAGCGGCGAGTGCGCGTGCCCATTGTGTCGGACGACAATTCAGACATTTGTCGTATAGGCGTAAGAATGCCGCCATTTTGGCCAGAGAAGCCATTATTATGGTTTAGTCAAATCGAAAGTCAATTTTGCATATCGAAAATAACCgatgatgatataaaatttcatttcttaaTCACAAATCTGGACCGGAGATATATAAGTGACATCGAGGATTTAATAACATCACCTCCAACGACCGGCAA GCCGAGGAGATGGGCGATCGCAAACCATCTCAGTTCCTGCGACATCTACAGCATCTCGCGGGCCCCAATATACCGGAAGATTTTCTTAGATCATTGTGGACTGGTCGACTCCCAAGTAATCTGCAGACTATCGTCGTGTCGCAAATGA